A region of Lepeophtheirus salmonis chromosome 13, UVic_Lsal_1.4, whole genome shotgun sequence DNA encodes the following proteins:
- the LOC121128032 gene encoding brachyurin, which yields MKSFALICSVFIGVSLATKEFKEFKEICGIENVATSDRIINGIEASPNQFPWAVFIKIHIGHQIGTCTGSVISKNFILTAAHCLKGVSKAEIYAGTHDYSLESEPHRQYRVSENLHVHPNYVNTLFTYQNDIGLIELDEELEFNDFVRPACLPTLADVDTNLVGENTTISGWGRIRGEPNPLIVPQLMYATDVPVMSNDVCRMSYGSIINEKIICLNGYSVQKFTCNGDSGGPLNHEVSEGKYTQIGVTNFGADTTCVSRKPVGFARVSSFLEWIESTTGIKVDSE from the exons ATGAAGTCCTTCGCCTTAATTTGCTCTGTTTTTATTGGTGTTTCc TTGGCAACCAAGGAGTTCAAGGAATTCAAGG aaatTTGTGGAATTGAAAATGTCGCCACTTCCGATAGAATCATCAATGGAATAGAGGCATCCCCTAATCAATTCCCATGGgctgtttttatcaaaatccaCATTGGACACCAAATCGGAACTTGCACTGGCTCCGTCATCAGTAAGAACTTTATTTTGACTGCTGCCCATTGCTTAAAAGGCGTTTCTAAGGCTGAGATCTATGCTGGTACCCATGACTACTCTCTTGAGTCTGAGCCACATAGACAATACAGAGTGAGTGAGAACTTGCATGTTCACCCAAATTACGTCAACACTTTATTTACCTACCAAAATGATATTGGACTCATTGAGTTAGACGAAGAGTTGGAGTTTAATG acTTTGTACGACCTGCTTGTCTTCCAACCCTTGCCGATGTGGATACTAATCTTGTTGGTGAAAATACCACCATTTCTGGATGGGGAAGAATAAGAGGTGAACCAAATCCCTTAATAGTTCCTCAACTCATGTACGCCACTGATGTTCCTGTCATGTCAAATGATGTATGTCGTATGTCATACGGTAGTATTATCAacgaaaaaatcatttgtttgaACGGATACTctgttcaaaaatttacatgCAAC GGGGACAGTGGTGGACCTCTCAATCATGAGGTATCTGAAGGAAAATACACGCAAATTGGTGTAACTAACTTTGGAGCTGATACAACTTGCGTTAGTAGGAAACCCGTTGGGTTTGCTCGAGTTTCTTCTTTCCTCGAATGGATTGAAAGCACAACTGGAATCAAGGTCGACTCTGAATaa